The genomic DNA TTCGGGTTGCCCGATCACTTTCTCTTCAAAAAATGCACGTACCTCCTTCAGGTTTAATGGAATCTGATCATCAAGCAAATGAGTCGAGACGCCTGTCGACTTTTCGATGACCGAAAGAATTTCCTGATCGCTGGGAAGTTCATTTCCTTCCGTTCGATTGGCCAGAACCTGACGCAAAAGCCCGACGATGCGCCCTGGATTTTCAAGGCCAGCCTGTGAGAATTCCGAGAGTTCAAAAACGCGATCGACAAATGCAGAGGTGGGCTTCAAATCGACTTCTTCAATGACTTCGCAGGCAATTTGCTTGGTCAGCTCGTCATCGGCAGCTTTGAGTGTGATCTGTTGAAAGAGCCTTTTCAGGGCGGGATTCGCAGCAAATCCCTCCTGAAGTTCTTCCTCACTGCTTTCTCCCAGAATAACAATCTTTCCCTGTTCGATATGCGGGATCAAAGCAGAAGCGACATTGTTATCTGAAGAAGACGATCGCCCGACAGTGGTAATTTCATGAAGAGCGGGAATATAGAGAATGACTTTATTCGGCTTGGAAATAACTTGGAGAAGGTTCGATAATTGCGTTTCCCATTCCCCAAGATATCTCGTCCCTTTCAGAAACTCCGTCGGGGTGATTTGTACTATCGTCCAACCAGTGTCCTGTTCAACCAACTGATGGGCTAGTTCGTAAATCAAGGCCGTCTTGCCAGCTCCCGATTCTCCAGTGAGAACCGCACAACGGGCATTCTCTTCCAGTAGGATTTCCCGGAGATCCTGTACGAGCTTTTCGCGATGCCAGGCACGAGGCAATTTTGAGAGAACGGCTGAATCTGTGAGGATGGTGCCGAGTGATTCGAGCAGACTGTAGTCGCTGCCAGAGAGTTCAGAGGACATGAGCGTGACCGGACCGCCAGGGGCGACTTCAAGAAAACGCGGGGAGATGAGGACCTTCTGAGTGTGTGAATCGTAGTCATTCGATTATGCGCCAGCTCCCCTGCTCTTTTCAAACCGTAGCGACGGGAATTTGAAAAAGATTTGTTAGATTCTTTCCTACGTCTACAGGATATCAGAGTTTTAACAGGTCAATAAAATGTCAGTGGATCTTGATCTCTATGTAAGAAAACATGGTGATTTTCTGGAAATGCCTTATGATGTCTGGAAGATTAAGTGCAGTTCTGCGTTACAAAAGTGACAATTCATTTGAGGATTAATCCTCAAAATAAGATTTCTGACAACCCGATTACCAAATTGATAGAGGCTGAAAATCATCATTTTGTAATGGGAGGAGACCGTAGCTGTGAGTCAACCGAAAAGTATTAAGTGCAGCAAATGTGGAGCCGCTCTGGGGCTTCCACAGAGCATTGAACCAGAAATGCGACTCGTCTGCGGAGCTTGTGGACATAAAATGAAAGTCCGGCAGCCGGAACCCGCTCGGGAAGTCGTAGCCCAACCACTCTCTCCCCCATCGACTGGAGGAGGAATTTCACCAACAACAGTCATGATTATGGCTCTCCTGTTTGTTGGAGCCGGAATTGGCATTGGGTTCGCGATGACTCAATTGAATTCAAACTCTTCAGAGAAACCAGATAACACGTCCACTGTTGCCAGTTCAGACAAAAGCAATCAGAAATCAGATACCGCCGCTGATAATAATAGTACTTCCGAAACGAATAAGAATTCCTCGGAATCTCCTTCTCCCCCAGTCACGAAGGCGAATACACCCGAATCTGCTGTTGATAAGCTGGCAAAAGTTTCCACCGAGGATGTGAAAGCCGCTGCGACGACTTCTGCTAACTCAGGACGTCGCTTTCTTTCGGCTTCAGGTCGTGAGCTTGCTGTCGGCGATTTCGTGAGTTTTGATGGGGCAGTCGTTGTTATCAAATTGGTCAATAAGGAGCAGAAACGAATTCCAATTGATGAACTTAGAAAGGAAGATCAGGAGTTTGTCTTTAAGCAGCCTGCAAATTCTCGTGCTGACCTTCCGCCTGAGAGCAAAACTCAGGTTGCCTCCAATAAGGACCTTCCTCCAAGTGGCCCGCCCGGTGGACCACCTCCCAGTTCCACTGCTCCAGCAATGAATAATCCTAACGGTCCAGATGGACCAGCAGGTCCCCCTGCGGATGCCCCGCCCGGTTATCCGGTCGTCAGAGACTGGGTGAATGCGGATGGGCAGCCGATGATTCGTGGTGAATTTGCCGGGATGAAACCAGGAGATCGAGTGATTATCAAACTCCTTTCGCGTGAATGGACACCAGTGGAACCGGTCAATGGACAAAATATTCGCCCTTTCCGAGGAGTCTTCTGGGTCTTTTATGAGGAGGCCCCTGCTGGCCCTGGTCAGAAAGGAACCGTCATGGTTCGTGTGGGTGAAGCAACCATTCCGGGACATTCGCTGAGCTGGATCGATATCCCACTCAACTCCTTTTCGGAACCGGACCAGGAATATCTGGGAGCAATTGAAGGACTGAGAAATTACGCCTCTGTGCCCAACAACAAATTTCTGCATTTTCAGGTTCCCATTCTTGAGTTGTCCCAACCCGATCAGGACTATGTGCTTTCGGAACTTAATCCCCGCCCGCGAACATCGCCAGAAACTCCACAACCATTATTTGGTCCACCACAGTAGAGAGATTCATCAATACGCATTATCGAATATTTAGTTCACCATTCCCTTTCGTCTCAGACTATTTTATTCTGACTTTTGGATTCATTAGATTCCAACTCTCACATATAGTCTGAACGAAAGTGAAACTATGCGCCGCGTAATCGCAATACCCTTCCTTCTCATCTTTGTTATTTCTTTAACAGCATCTCATGCTGAACCTGTGGTTAAGCAGCCGTTTGTAGATGGTGGCCCACCTCGTTTTGTTTTGGATAAACGAGGGCCTTCAGGAGTGACGCACGGTTTCGGGTTCTCTCCCGATAGCAGCCTCCTCTATACCGCAGGCGTGGATAAAAGTGTCGAGGTCTGGCAGCTTCAACGCGATCCTGCTGCTAAGCCAAATGAATTGGGACAGTTACGATTACTGCAGATCAAATCGATCCCCTGGGAAATTTCGCGGGGTTATCGTGGACAGATTCTGGCGATGGATTCATCGCAGGATCATCTGGCTATCGGAGGATACGCCGCTCGTACTACGGGCGATATTATTCTGATCGACCGAAAACTGGGGCAAGTCGAGCAGGCCCTCCCCCCTTCCCGGCTGGATGACTCTTCGAATGGTCATCAGGAAACCATTCAGGATTTGAGCTTTTCTCCCGATGGTCAATCACTCGTCAGTGTCAGTCAGGATGCGGAAGTTCGCATCTGGCAAGCACCTCGGTGGGAGTCTGTCGTCTTGCGAAAGGGATTTCCAGAGTATTTTAATCGCTCTCTCCCCGTTCAATTTCTGGACAATCAACATGTCGCCGTGATGGGTGCCCAACAGATTGTGATCTGGGATATTTCTCAGCCGGGTCAATTCATATATGAAATCTTGCGTGAAGTTAATAATGATGGAGTTTCGCGAGATATTACAGCTATTTCTAAACCTGCAGACGATCAAACCTGGTTTACCGCTGATCAAAGTGGATTGATTCAGCAGTGGAAAGGTTTCGTGAAGCCTCAACTCGTCCGGTCTCTCCGCGATAAAGGCCCAACTCCAGCAGCATTGAGTTATACACAGGATGGGCGCTGGCTGGCTGTTGCCAATTTAAACCAGCAACCGGCTCTGGAATTATGGAACCTGAGCCAGTCCCCTGCTCTGTTGGCCGGTACATTTACAGAGACTGACTTAGACGATCTTCCAAATTGCCGCTTCAGTCCAGATGGGAATTATCTGACAACTCAGCACGGAATTGCAGGAATTTTTCATCTGTTTGATTTGGAAGCAGCTCAAAAAGCAGGACTGGACAATCTGCTCTCTGATGAGAACTATCGAATCGACGTGGATCGTCAGAATCAGCTATTTACCGAGATCAACTTTGTCGCTCCTGCTCCAGATAATCAGCAGAGGCGTGATTATCAAATGGAGTTGAAGAATGGCAGCGGAAATACATTCACGCTGGATTTGACACCACTGCGATTTCGGCGCGATCTGGAACAGCGGGATGTTCAACTTGTTTCCAATCAGCAGACATCTGGAAATTGGACATTCAACGAAAGCTTTCGTTCCCGGAATGCGAGCGAGAATTCATTGATCAATCTAGAAAATCGTGCACTTGGCCTCAAAACATCAATTGTGCTGGACCGACGAATGCAAGGATTGATGAGCGATTACTGCTGGATTCCTGCCCCGCCGGAGGCTCAGTCTCAGGAACCAGTAGGAGTCGCGATTGGAACCGTGAGCAACTATGGCGTTTATGTTTATCGTTTGCCAACGAAGGTTGGCGAGCAGGCTCAACTGGTGCGATACTTTCGGGATCATAGCGACGATGTACTCTCATTGTGTTGTTCACATGATGGCCGCATCCTGGCTTCGAGCAGTCGGGATCAAACATTGAAATTCTGGAATCTGAGCGGAATCGAAACTTCTGGCCCACTCCAGAATCTCCAGTGGGGAGCTAATTTTGATGTGACACAGAATCGACTTCAGGTGACAGAAGTGACCGATGGCGGTATTGCGGCTGGTCGTGGACTTTTGCCGGGGGATCGAATTGTTCGATTGGAATCCGCGGCTCAAAAGCGATACAGCTCCGATGTTCGCGAAATGCAAAAGATTCTGATGAATCAGGTTGTCTGGGAAGATTTGTATGTCCAGTGGGAACGTGGCATTGAAACGTTTGAACGTCGCATCACTCCAGCCTGGGAACCGATCACAACACTCTTTGTCAACGCGAACCTGCACTGGGTTGCCTACACTTCAGAAGGGTATTTTAAATCCTCCGCATTTGAAGGGGATGAACTGGTTCAGTATCTTGTCAACCGCGGGCCAGGTCAACCGCCGCGAATTGTCAAAGCTTCTCAGCTTCGCTTGAAATATGATCGCGGAGGAACGGGAGATCGGTTCTTTGATTTTCTGTTAAGGGAACGCAGTACGAATAGAACATTTCGACTTCTGAGAGAACCAACCGTATCCAATGCGAGTGACAAACTTGCAGAGGAAATTGCCAAGTTGCCGGAAATGCGAATTCTCAGGCCTTATGTCGGTGAACGCTTTGAACCTCAGGATTCCATTCCGGCTGAGGTTGAAATTCTGATGTCGGATAAATCGGGATACGAACTGACCGATCTGGTTGTTGATTTGGACGGCATCCCCCTGCCCTCTCCGGATGACATTGAAAAAACAGTCGGAAGAACACGCTTGAAGTGGAATCGTATACCGCCCGACCATTGCAGTCCCATCAGTCGATTTCGTGTAAAAGCTGTGCGTAAGGATGAGGACAACAACACGTTCGACCACCGTCTCTTCGGAGAGGCAAGTGTTGTATTTGCTCCGCAGATCGAGTTGAACCCAGCCATCCGAATTCATCTCATCCTGCTGGCCTGCAAAGATTATTCGCCAACAGGTGATTACTCACCATTGCTTTTTCCCATAATTGATGCTCAGAGTATCTTGAAAATGTTCAAGCAGGTTTCACCACATTATCAGCTTGGAAACGTGGAATTTATTTCGAGCCAAAGTTTAGATCGCAATCTGCAGAAAGCAGATGTTGATAACGCCATCAACAGGACGCAACAGACGATTTTAAAGCAAGCTGATGGTGATGATTCCCGTAGGGATGTCATTGTTGTTTTTCTAGGTGGGCATGGAGATGCCGTTGATAATCATTTTGTCTTTGTGACAGAAAATGTGGAAAGCAAAGAGCATGATTTGACAAAACATGGTATTCCCTGGAGTACGTTTCAAAACTTGAGAACGATTCCTGCACCGACAATCTTTCTGTTGGATGCCTGCCATAGTCACAATGCCACTCATGACGAGACAGCTGTTCGAGAGTTTGCACACGATGCCGATTTGAGTGGATTCTTCGTTCTCTCGGCCACCAGTGATCAACAGGAACTTGCTAATGAAAGTGCAAATCTAAAGCATGGATTCCTGACTTATATCATTCTCAAGGCGGCTAGCGAAGCTGATGGTATTAATCCCGACCACAATCGTTTTCAAGGAGATGTCGAGTGGCCGGAGATTGTTGAATATGTGAATAAACAGTTGCCGTTGATCTCAGGGAACGAACAGATCCCATCATTCGCTGCAAGCCGAGATCTTGAAAGCCAGATGTTCACGATCCCCATGTTCCGCCCTAAAGGAGTTTTAAACAATAATCCATAATGTCAAATCATTGTGCTGCTGGCAGATCAATACTACCTGACGTCATACGAGTTTGCTCGCAGAACACTCAGGAGGTATCTGCCTTATGGATTTAATATGTACGGGAAATCGTTATTTCAATTCATGATGGACATAAAAAAAGCCACCCGAAAATTGGGTGGCTTTTCTATTTTGGAGTCGTTTATTTAGGCAATTGTGCGTCATTATGATCGACTTTAACATCGTAGCGAACTGCGATTGAGGCCAGTGGTGTGTTTCGGTCGAAGTACAAAGCGGTTGGTTTTTTGCTGTCCCCGGCTGTATCTCCCTTTTTCATGCCACCATCCTGAGTGGATGATTTCTTCGATAGTAAGTAGCCAGGTTTTGCTTCTGGTGTCTGCCAGGCTGGATAGAAGAGAACGGTGACGACACCGATGTTATTGCGAGGTCGTTTCAGTTTGACGGCTTCGCTGTTTGCGACATCAGTCACAAGAAATTCGTAAACTTCCTGATCGGTTTTGTGCCAGCCTTTGACGAGCAGGGAGCCCCCCTTGCCTGTCTTATAATCGTTCTTTCGAACCAAGAATAGTTTATTGATTTTGTAGCCGGGGATTTCTGAGTACTCGAAGACAGAAATGCCGTCGATAGAGACATCGGCGACGACATCGTGAGGAGATTTATTATTGACGCGAATCCCAATCACATCGCCGAAGTTGTAGTCGACAAATGGTTTGCCTTTGTGAAGATAGGATTTCTTCTCGACGAATTCCCCATATTCATTTTTGACGAGCAGTTCAACAGAAAAATCACTACCTCTTTCGGGCGAGACACTGGCATTATCAACAACAACTGTTGACAACTGGTAATCATCGACCGAATTCTGATCCTGGTAGGATTTGGCGATTTCTTTGTTAACGTATTCTTCCCGCTTTTGTGTGGCACTCACGCCTTCTTTGAGAGCTTCCTGTTCAATACGACCGTCTTTGAGATACTTAGTCACATCGACATTCGTGCCGGTTCCTTTGAGCGTGTCGGACTTATCATCGATAACAAGATCGACATCCTGAGTAACTGGAATTGTCGTAATTGGCTCATAATTTCTGCTGAGCAAGGTCGAGACAACACGAATCTTTAAATCATCTCCTGCAATCGCAATGCAACGACCTTCGAGCGTCATGCCGTCTTTTGTGTCGAACCCTTTGGCTTCAATTAAAACTTTGAGAATCCGTTGTATTTCCGGACCACTGCCGCCGTAGTAATTGCCAATTAATACAGAAGTTTCTTCCTTCTGTTCAAGATAAGTACAAACTGTATCGGCAATAACCTGGCAGGCATCCTTGAGTGACATTCCGGCTTGAGCCGTTGTTCCTGAATGAAGTGCAATTCCTAGTAGGATGAGTCCTGGAAACACTTTGTTTCTGATCGATGCAAGAAGTGAATACATGATTCTAAGCCCTTATTGTGTGTTGTTAAAGTTTGTATGCTTATGGAACGGATGAGGTATAATGTTCTTCCCTGGAAATCTCAAAACGTCAGTAAAAATCACATTAGCCGCAGGCCGGATGAGGGGATCCCTTAGACGTTCTTATTTCTAGTAACGCGAATTCCCTCCCCCAGAGGGAGAGGGAACTGATTCTATTAATATTTCTGAGCTCCTTTTCGAAGAATCGGCTGGCCGAGACCCAGCACTTCGCAGGCTTCCTGATAGACTGAAGTCCCTCCGACAATTGAATCCCACATCGAACGTTTGTAGACGAGGTCAGCTGGTCGATCAGCAAATTCCGGTCGCAGAAGTCCCAAGCCGAGGTCGATCAAATCATCGTCATTCAGATTGATTTGCGAAGAATTTTCATACCCGAGTTCACAGGCGATATCTTCGACTGTCATATTTTTGTCGTATTGTCGAGCCACGAGTGAAATTGGTTCAGGAAAAGATTCAATCGCTTTGTCCTTATCTTCACCGACTTGCAGAAATGGTCCAATGGTTTCGACGAGCAGGAGTAAATGGTCGCGGCGATCCCTTTTCAGGACTTTCTGCATTGCATAGACATCATAAATTTCGTCAATCAATTCCCGAGCCTTGGCATGGCGAACCGCATGGGAGAAACTGATCACATCGTCAAAGCTCTTGGTGCCGTGCTTGTGGCAGGTAATACAGGAGAGTCCATTAACGATTTCCGTTGTTCCGGAAACTCTGGCCCCGTCGGCTACAATTGAAGTTGGGCCGACATCGATTCGTTTACCGTGATTGTCGATCAGCATGTAAGCCTGTAAGCCGTTAGGCAGGCGATAGATAATCTCACCACCATCGTGAGAAAAACAGAACTTATTGATGATCTCATCGCCATGATCTGGCCCCAGGGGATATCGTGCAATATTGCCATTGCCCGATTCTTTCTGGAAATCGTAGCTGATCCAGTAAGAACCGTAGTTGGAACGATGGCGATCCATAATACGGTTCTGGCTGGAAATCCCACTGACGAGCACTCCAGCACGTAGCATTTCCCCCTTTTTCAAATCCTGCATTCGATTGACACCCAGACGGGCTTCCAGATCGTAAACATCTTCAGGAATGTTGAGGAACATGTGATACAAAGGGGGACGAATTGCTTTGGCGACGAACCAGTCGGCCCGGATATCGGTGAAGTAATCGAAATACCCATCGAGATTTCGTTCGATATCTTCAAACAGTTCGTATTCGGCTTTGTTTCTGGTATTCGGCATCAATCCATAGGGATAATGATCGAGCATTTTCGACCAGATTTGAGCCGTCCAGCGGTAGTCGTCCAGGTCGATGCGATAAACGGTATTGTATTTGTCGATCGCTTTAGGCAGCACGATGACATCGGAAAGGCTGATGCTGTTTAAGGCTTTGGATAATGCGGCACGGTGTAGTCGCAGATCGTATTCTGAGATTTCCGGGTTGTTGTGCAGATGGACCAGGGAAAGATATTTGGTTGTGCCTTTATCGCGGCTATCCAGATCATCCGTATCTTCTTCAATCCACTGGAGGACTTGCAGTCGAGAAATATGGTCTCGATCAGCTCCTGATTCCGGAATGGGAGCCCCTGCCAGAATCCAGTTCCGCAAAGTTTCTTTTTCCTCAGCTGCCAGAGGGACGGGAGTGACATAGTCGTCCGGGGAAACCGGCATGTTATCCTCTTTAATGACTTCCCAGATCTTGGAAGCAATCGGATCGCCGGATTTAATAAAGGGTTTACCAGTTCGATTGGCAAACAGAACATCGCGATCAAGGATGCGTAATCCTGAGTAGGTTTCTTCTCCCCCGTGACAGCTGTAGCACTTCGCCTTGAGGATGCCAAAGGCCTGATTGGCCAGAACCTGAGGATTTTCATCAGCTGTAGCAACTGATCCGATCAGGCTGGATGTGATAATCGCTGAAAGAAACAGCGATGTGGAAAACCGATAACTGTCCATTGTGCTGACCCAATATCTACTGAATTTGTGTTTCGTTGTTGTGTTCACTGTACCAAAGCAACTAACAAAGTCTCAATTGCTATGTCAGGTTTATTGGGAAACGAACAGACATTGGATGTCTTCTCGTGAAATTGAATTCTTATTCGGAAAAATGGTAAATTCGTTTATCTTCCTGAATTGAATGAATAATATTGCCTATTCAAGAAATAACTGCAGCGTTCAGCAGGAGCAAACACAGCGTATTTAGGACATTAGGTACCCAAGCGACTGCAGCAAACCATTTGAAAATGGTCTAATCTGGATTCCATCCCCCTGTTTGTTTTGCAAATTTTGCGATTATGAGTATGAAGGGTTGAATCTGTTTGCGAACTGCGATTAAATCTGGTTAACATCTAAACAGCATCTGAGCTGCAAATCTCAGATAAAAATGAAAATGGAATAATTTCAATAATTTCGGGGAAGAATTCCTGGAGAACTGCGTTTCAATGATGTCTTCAACGACACACGAAACAAACACAAATCGAATCTCCGAAAACTCGAAGGAAAGAACAGATGACACGCACAATCAGAAACACAATGCTACTTACAATGATCGCCCTGATGGGAGGAATTGCCGTCGAACAGGAAGCCCGCGCATTCCAGGGCTATCGCCAATACTATGGTGGCTGGAGCTACAAGCCGCAGCAGCGATATCATGTTCGCTCCTACTACTACAAACCGACACCGAGCTATGTGGGCTATCGCTACCACTACTGTGTGCATTACCCCAAACGCCCCCGCTACGTGTACTACTACAACCCATATTCACGCACTTATTGGGGGCGATTCGATCTCGAAGGCAAAGATGGTGCTCACTACTCTTTGCTGAAGAATGAAGATCGCAAGGAAAACCTGGAAGAAATTCCAGAATCAGCCTTCCCGGCTGCCAGCAAAATGCCGCAGATACCTGAAGCAGAAGATGACATCCAGATTGATGTGATGCCCAAAGATCTACCAACGGCTGAAGACACACCACAATAATCAGACCGCTTAAAGCAATAAAAGCCATTGATGTACAATCTGCATCAATGGCTTTTTTCTATGGAATCGGCAAGAGTGAATTCAGGCAAAATGGGCATGATTCGCTGCTCGAAAATGATAATAACCAAGAATGAAGACCGGGAGAGCCTTCGCTCAACCTCAGATTAATTCTGGAGTGATAACCAACATTAGACGGGGTGCCAAAAGTCGAGAGATTGGGTTGCCAGAAATTCACTTCACACAGATTACTTCTTCAGCTTCCATGACATCCCCATCGCAGCAGGGATTTATTCGATCCTTAGGATCGACTCCCTGAGGTCGAAGAGTTACCAATTGCATGAGAGAAGTTGAGCAGGTGTCAGATCCTCAAGCCCGATTTGATCGCCCACTGTCCGGCCAGGCATTGACTTGAGGTCGTGTCTGCTGCGTAAGCTTGTATAAACTTTCCCAATTGGGAACAGCGATCTTCCTGAATCCTGCAGCAGCTCTCTTTTATTTGCGTTGAATTTAACACAAAAAGTAACCGCTCAAAATTGAATTACAATATTCTACTCAAAAACCTGGCCATTAATTACTAATCGTCCAGTTATCGAATTCGCAGGCACAAAGACAGCTGTTGTGGCTCCGTTAATGGTGTTGTTGAGGTTCGAGACTAGAGTGACGAAGGGATCGTCAGTGCCGGTGACGTTGCTCAAGATGATGCCGCGGTCGACGAATGTGCTGAAGCGTTGCAGATTGATTTCGTTGGCGTCGAGCGTGATGGTTGAACCATCGTGGATTGAGGGGAAGAGAATCCCGGTTGCTCCGCCGGCGTAATCGTCAATAAAGTTGTTCGACAGGATCAGGGTGGACGTTCTGCTGGCCGAAGTACGCACACCGACGCTGTCTATTCCTCGGAATTCAATCGCATTGTTGAAGACCGCCAGGTCCAGAGTCGATTGTGAAAGCACTTCGATCGCGGTAGCGTTTTGTTCGGTAAATCCCAGAATATTTTGAGAGAAGGTGAATGTTCCCAATTCGGCAGAATCTCCTGTCAGGAATTGAAACGCTTTCTGATTAGCCGCATCGCCTGTTACAAAGTTCGAGACAATATTGGCATTCACAGGACCGGTCCAATCCATTTTTGCACCAATTCCCAATGCCTGGCTCAAATCGACACTGTTTTCTGAAAAATTGAAGTCAAGCGAAGCCGACTCTCCACCAGGCATC from Rubinisphaera italica includes the following:
- a CDS encoding c-type cytochrome domain-containing protein → MDSYRFSTSLFLSAIITSSLIGSVATADENPQVLANQAFGILKAKCYSCHGGEETYSGLRILDRDVLFANRTGKPFIKSGDPIASKIWEVIKEDNMPVSPDDYVTPVPLAAEEKETLRNWILAGAPIPESGADRDHISRLQVLQWIEEDTDDLDSRDKGTTKYLSLVHLHNNPEISEYDLRLHRAALSKALNSISLSDVIVLPKAIDKYNTVYRIDLDDYRWTAQIWSKMLDHYPYGLMPNTRNKAEYELFEDIERNLDGYFDYFTDIRADWFVAKAIRPPLYHMFLNIPEDVYDLEARLGVNRMQDLKKGEMLRAGVLVSGISSQNRIMDRHRSNYGSYWISYDFQKESGNGNIARYPLGPDHGDEIINKFCFSHDGGEIIYRLPNGLQAYMLIDNHGKRIDVGPTSIVADGARVSGTTEIVNGLSCITCHKHGTKSFDDVISFSHAVRHAKARELIDEIYDVYAMQKVLKRDRRDHLLLLVETIGPFLQVGEDKDKAIESFPEPISLVARQYDKNMTVEDIACELGYENSSQINLNDDDLIDLGLGLLRPEFADRPADLVYKRSMWDSIVGGTSVYQEACEVLGLGQPILRKGAQKY
- a CDS encoding caspase family protein, whose translation is MVKQPFVDGGPPRFVLDKRGPSGVTHGFGFSPDSSLLYTAGVDKSVEVWQLQRDPAAKPNELGQLRLLQIKSIPWEISRGYRGQILAMDSSQDHLAIGGYAARTTGDIILIDRKLGQVEQALPPSRLDDSSNGHQETIQDLSFSPDGQSLVSVSQDAEVRIWQAPRWESVVLRKGFPEYFNRSLPVQFLDNQHVAVMGAQQIVIWDISQPGQFIYEILREVNNDGVSRDITAISKPADDQTWFTADQSGLIQQWKGFVKPQLVRSLRDKGPTPAALSYTQDGRWLAVANLNQQPALELWNLSQSPALLAGTFTETDLDDLPNCRFSPDGNYLTTQHGIAGIFHLFDLEAAQKAGLDNLLSDENYRIDVDRQNQLFTEINFVAPAPDNQQRRDYQMELKNGSGNTFTLDLTPLRFRRDLEQRDVQLVSNQQTSGNWTFNESFRSRNASENSLINLENRALGLKTSIVLDRRMQGLMSDYCWIPAPPEAQSQEPVGVAIGTVSNYGVYVYRLPTKVGEQAQLVRYFRDHSDDVLSLCCSHDGRILASSSRDQTLKFWNLSGIETSGPLQNLQWGANFDVTQNRLQVTEVTDGGIAAGRGLLPGDRIVRLESAAQKRYSSDVREMQKILMNQVVWEDLYVQWERGIETFERRITPAWEPITTLFVNANLHWVAYTSEGYFKSSAFEGDELVQYLVNRGPGQPPRIVKASQLRLKYDRGGTGDRFFDFLLRERSTNRTFRLLREPTVSNASDKLAEEIAKLPEMRILRPYVGERFEPQDSIPAEVEILMSDKSGYELTDLVVDLDGIPLPSPDDIEKTVGRTRLKWNRIPPDHCSPISRFRVKAVRKDEDNNTFDHRLFGEASVVFAPQIELNPAIRIHLILLACKDYSPTGDYSPLLFPIIDAQSILKMFKQVSPHYQLGNVEFISSQSLDRNLQKADVDNAINRTQQTILKQADGDDSRRDVIVVFLGGHGDAVDNHFVFVTENVESKEHDLTKHGIPWSTFQNLRTIPAPTIFLLDACHSHNATHDETAVREFAHDADLSGFFVLSATSDQQELANESANLKHGFLTYIILKAASEADGINPDHNRFQGDVEWPEIVEYVNKQLPLISGNEQIPSFAASRDLESQMFTIPMFRPKGVLNNNP